The genome window AAATTGAAGATTTATTAGGGCGTGAATCAATTAAGTTGAAAAACCCTATTATTAATGAAAATGTACAAGGTAAGGTAATACTTGTTACTGGTGCTGCAGGTTCTATAGGAAGTGAAATTTCAAGGCAACTTGCTATGATGGACTTTGCTCAACTAATTTTGATTGATCAGGCAGAATCGGCTCTATATGATGTTCAACAGTCTTTAAAAAATGAAATTTCTGAAGAAAAACAAAATAGAATAGATTATATCGTTTCGAGTGTAAGAGATCGAAAAAGGATGTTAAGCCTCTTTGATAAATATCATCCGCAAATTATTTTTCATGCAGCTGCATATAAACATGTTCCGTTGATGGAAAAATTTCCTTATGAGGCAATCAACACAAATATTTATGGAACAAAAATAATTGCTGATTTTGCAAATGAATTTGGCGCAGAAAAATTTGTAATGGTTTCTACTGATAAAGCAGTAAATCCTACAAACGTAATGGGCGCAACTAAACGCGTAGCAGAAATCTATGTAAATTGTACTAATGCAGTTTCTAAAACAAACTACATTGTTACCCGATTTGGTAATGTACTAGGGTCTAATGGCTCTGTAATTCCTCTTTTTAAAAGACAATTGGAAAATGGTGGTCCCTTAACAGTAACTCATCCTGATATTACACGTTTTTTTATGACAATACCAGAAGCGTGTCAGTTAGTGCTTGAAGCAGCAATAATGGGAAAAGGTGGCGAGATTTTTGTATTTGATATGGGTGAGTCAATGAAAATTATTGATCTTGCAAAAAGAATGATTAGACTTAGTGGATTTAAATATCCTGAGGAAATTGATATAAAAATTGTAGGTTTACGCCCAGGCGAAAAAATTTATGAAGAATTATTGGCCAATGATGAAAATACAGTTAAAACACATCATGAAAAAATAATGATTGCTAAAGTAAATACTTCAAAATGTCAAGATAATAAAAAGTTGATTGAAGAACTATGTTTAATGTCTTCAACGATAGAAAAACATGAGCAAGTCATGCATTTAGTAGCTAAAATAAAAGAGATTGTACCTGAATTTAAATCTCAAAACTCCGAATTTGAAAAACTTGATAACTTAATTTATGAAAAATAAAATTTTTAATATACTATTTGTAATAGTTGTACTCACAATATCATCTTGTGCATCAAAAAAGGAATTAGTTTATTTAAGTGGAGACCAACAGTCTACTACAAATTTCGAACAGTATATCCCTAAAATTCAATCTTCTGACATATTAGCTATTAGTGTCAGCGCTGCTGATATAAAAGCTACAGAACCTTTTAATCAACAAAGTGTTTATCAAGTAAATTCTGGAATGCAAAATAATCCTTATGCAAAAGTGTATACTGTTGACGAAAATGGTTATATTAACTATCCTTTAATAGGTAATGTAAAAGTTGGAGGATTAACTAGAGCAGAAGCTGAAAACGAATTAAAATCTAAGATATCAAAGTACATTGTAAATCCTGGTGTTAATATAAATTTCACAAATTTCAGAATCACTGTTTTAGGTGAAGTTGTTAGACCTGGTAATTTTACAATTCCAAATGAAAGAGTAAGTATACTTGATGCATTAGGAATGGCAGGAGATTTAACAATTAATGGTGTAAGAAAAAATATTATGGTTATCCGTGAACAAAATGGACAAAAACAAACCTATAATGTCGATTTAACATCTAAAGAAATACTAAACTCCCCTGTTTACTATTTAGCACAAAATGATGTTGTTTATGTAGAACCAAATAATGCAAAAATTTCATCATCTAAATTTACACCAAACTATTCTTTATGGATATCTGTTGCTGGTGTTATAATATCTGTAATTGCTGTTATTTCTAAATAAAAATGAGTAAAAATAAAAACAAAGTAGAAGACCAATACTTCGATGAGTCTGAAGAAACTATTAATATCAGGCAAATTTTAGAGCAATATTTATACTATTGGAAATGGTTTGTTTTTGGAGTCATTATTTCTTTAATTATAGCCTTTTTATATGTTAAATATACACAAAAACAATATCAAGTTTCAGCTAAAATATTATTGAACGAAAAAGAATCTTCAACAGGAGAATTAGCTGGTTTAATGGATCAAGCTATGCTTGGAGGTGGTTCTGGAGGAAGCGCTGAAGTTGGTGATCAAATTGATGTTTTAAAATCGAGAAGATTATTAACTAAAGTAATTCAAAAAAACAACTTTAATATACAATATTTTAGTGTTGGTCGTGTTGCAGAAATTCAATTACAACAAGAAAAATCTCCCATAAAATTCATTTTATTAAATGAAAACGATAAAGCCAATGAAAGCTTAGACAATAATAGTTTTATTGTAAGTATATTATCGAACACTAAATTTAAACTTGAAAATAAAAAAACAAGTGTTATAAAAGAATATTCTTTTGGACAAAAGATTACAGAAGACTTTGGAAGTTTTATAATTAGTCCAAATGGAAACTTAGGAAAACATATTGGTTTTGAATATCAAATTAATGTAAATTCTATTGATAGAATTGTTAATGCATATCAAAACTCATTGAGTATTTCTCCAAATACTGAGAAGAGTTCAAAAATTATTAATTTTTCTTTGGTTGGTCCTGTTCCAGATATATCTAAGAAGTTAATAAATGATCTTATTACAACTTATAATGAAGATTTAGTAAGTGATAATCATAAATTAACAGAAGCTACCTCTAAATTTATTGATGATCGCCTACAAATTGTTACAAACGATTTACGTGGAGTTGATAAAAATCTTGAACGTTATAAAGTTCAAAATAATATTACAGATGTTACTTCAGAAGCGAATATCTTTTTAGAAAGTGCCGCAGATAACGAAAAGAAACTTTTAGAATCATCTACTCAACTACAATTAGTTGACTATATGAACTCTGCTCTAAATTCTTCTAAGACTGATTTACTACCTTCTAATATTGGATTAGAAGATAAATCTATCTCAGCAGAAATATCTTCATACAATGAATTAGTTCTCGCTAAAGAAGATATGTTAAAATCTGTAACAAAAGATCACCCTAACGCGATCAAATTACAAGAGCAAATTAATGATGTAAAAAGAAACTTGAAGAATAGTTTGAGATTATATAGAAATAACACTCAAACAATGTTAAATTCTGTTCAATCTAAACAAAATCAAATTGCGAGCAGAATTCAAAAAGTACCAAGTCAAGAACGTGGTTTTAGAGATATTTCTCGTCAACAGCAAATTGTTGAAGCTTTATATTTATTCTTATTACAAAAACGTGAAGAGAACGAAATAAAAGCAGCTGCTACACCAGATAATATAAAAGTTATTGACTATGCTTATGATTCTAAGATTCCCGTTTCACCTAAGAAAAGTATTATACTATTAGGAGCTCTAATTCTAGGATTAGTTATTCCATTTATATGTATATATATTTATAAATTATTGAATAATAATGTAAACTCTAAAGAGGATGTTGAAGATGCAGTTGGAGCTCCAATTGCTGGACAAGTACCTAAAAGTGATATTTCTATTATCGAGCAAAATGATAATTCTAGTGTTGCTGAAGCTTTTAGAATTCTTAGAACAAACATGAATTTTTTACTTAAAAATTCAACAGATCCTCAGTCTATCTATATAACTTCTACTACAAGCGGAGAAGGTAAAACATTTATATCAACTAATTTAGCTCAAATATTAACAATGTCAGGTAAATCTGTTTTATTAATTGGAGCAGATATTAGAAGTCCTAAAGTTTTAGATTATTTAGGAATTACTGATCAATACAGACACAAATATGGTGTTACAGAATATTTGATTTCAAATGATATTAATATTAGTGATATCATCATCAAAAATCCTGCTGATTACAAATTTGATGTTATTTATTCTGGACAAGTAGCTCCGAATCCATCAGAGCTATTGATGAACGGACGTTTTGATGATATTGTCAAATATGGAAAAGCAAACTATGATTATGTATTAATAGATACTGCGCCTGTTAGTTTAGTTACTGATACTTTATTAATTTCTGACAGTGCAGATATTACAATGTACGTTGTTCGTGCTAATTATTTAGACAAACGAATGTTGGCTATTCCTAAAGAATTATATCAAGATAACCGTCTTAAAAACATGGCAATGGTTGTTAACGATGTTGACTTTACAAAAGGATACGGATATGGGTACGGATATGGGTACGGATATGGTGAAAATCATAATAAAGGAAACTCTTTCTTTAGTAAACTATTCGGTAAAAAATAAAAATAAAAGCCACTTCGAAAGAAGTGGCTTTTATTTTTATTATAATCTATCTTATTGTCTTTGCCTCACAGCTTCGTAAACACAAATCGCTGCTGCGTTACTCACATTTAGCGAATCTACAAAACCTAACATCGGAATTTTAATCAACGAATCTGAATGATCAGCCCAAAAATCAGAAAGCCCTGTTGCTTCTGTTCCTAAAATAATGGCAGATGATTTTGTAAAATCAGTTTCGTATAAATTTTTCGTTTCATCTCTCAAAAATGTGGAAACAACTTGAATTGAATGAGATTTTAAAAACTCTAAAACAGCCTCTTTACTCGCCGATGCAATTTGATTAGTAAACAATGTTCCAACCGAAGAACGAATCACATTCGGATTGAAAAAATCAACTGTTTCATCACAAACAATTACAGCATCTACTTTTGCTCCATCTCCTGTTCGTAAAACTGCACCAAGATTTCCAGGCTTTTCTACCGCTTCCAAAACAACAACCAATGCATTTTCTGGCAATTGTAAATCTGTCAATGTCGAAGATTTCGTTTTATAGACACCAATAATTCCACCTGTCGATTTTCTATACGCAAGCTTCTCAAAAACTTGTTTGGTAATTGTAAATACTTTTACTTGTCCAAAATCTATTGATTTGTTATAAATATCTTCGCAAATATAAATTTCAACCGCTTCGTAACAACCTTTTACAGCTAATTCATTTTCTTGTGTTCCTTCCACAATAAATAAACCTTGATTTTTACGTTCTCTTGATTTTTCTTGCAATTTCAGCAAGTTTTTAATCCTTGGATTTTGAAGACTTTCTATTAACATTTTGCAAAATTAATTCTTTTTCAGTCAAAAAAATATAGAATTTTCATTTAACATTTTTTATCAGTTAAAAAACTCATTTTCAATCATATTTAATTTATATTCAGTATAAACTTATATTTTTTGTACCTTTGCACCTTAAAATCAGAATTTTCGTATGACCAAAGATGGAAAAATGGAGTTGATGGCTCCTGCTGGGAATTTCGAATCGTTACAAGCGGCTTTAGATAATGGAGCTGATTCTGTATATTTCGGAGTTGAGCAGTTGAATATGCGTGCGAGAGCATCAATAAACTTTACAATGGACGATTTACCAGAAATCGTAAAACGTTGTGAGGAAAAAGGTGTGCGTTCTTACCTTACTTTAAATACAATTATATACGATCACGATTTATCTTTAATCAAAAACTTATTGGACAGAGCAAAAGAAGCTAATATTACGGCTGTTATTGCGATGGATCAATCGGTTATTGCCTATGCAAGACAAATTGGGATTGAGATTCATATTTCGACACAAATTAACGTTACGAATATCGAAACAGTAAAATTCTATGCAATGTTTGCTGATACAATGGTATTGTCGCGTGAATTGAGTTTGAAACAAGTGAAAAAGATTTGTGAACAAATTATTAAAGATGATGTTCGTGGACCAAGTGGAAATTTAGTTGAAATCGAAATTTTCGGTCATGGAGCATTGTGTATGGCTGTTTCAGGTAAATGTTACTTGAGCTTACATTCTCACAATTCTTCTGCAAATCGTGGAGCTTGTAAACAAAACTGTCGTAAAAAATATACCGTAATCGACCAAGAATCTGGTTTCGAAATCGAATTAGATAACGAATACATGATGTCGCCAAAAGACCTTTGTACAATGGAATTTTTGGATGAAGTGGTTGATGCAGGTGTAAAAGTATTGAAAATTGAAGGTCGCGGACGTGCTCCAGAATACGTTGCAACTGTGATTCGTGCTTATAGAGAAGCGATTGATTCTATTGCGGATAAAACATATTCGAAAGAAAAAGTGGATTACTGGATGGGATTATTGCAAACTGTTTATAATCGTGGTTTTTGGTCTGGATATTATTTAGGTCAAAAATTAGGAGAATGGTCTGCTGTTCCAGGTTCTATGGCAACTCAGAAAAAAGTTTACATCGGAAAAGGAGTTCATTTCTTCCCAAAACCAAGCATTGGTCAATTTGTAATTGATGCGTATGATTTGAAAGTTGGTGATTTGATTTTAGTAACAGGACCAACAACTGGAGCCAAAGAAATGGTGGTTACAGAAATGATGGTGGAAGATGTAAAATCTGATACAGCTAAAAAAGGTGATTCGATTACAATTCCGATGGAATTTAGAATTCGTCCTTCTGATAAATTATACAAATTAGTAAAAGTAGAAGAGCCAGGAACACAACAAAATAGTGTTGAAGAAGGCGCTTATTCTCATTAAAAAATAGTTATCAATGGTCATTATTACGTTACAACGCGATAAATGCATCGGATGCAACTATTGTTATGAGTTAGCACCAGAACGATTCAGAATGTCAAAAAAAGATGGTAAATCTGTTTTATTAAAAGCGATTGATAAAAAAGGTTTCCATACGTTGAAAGATCCTGATCATTCTATCGCAGATAATTGCGAACGTGCTGCCAAAGCTTGCCCTGTAAATATTATTACAGTAAAAGAAATATAGATTAAAACATTAGCTATATAAAAAGTCCATCAAAATTTTGATGGACTTTTGCTTTATGTAAAAAATAAATCTTAATTCATTTTTCCTTCCTTTTCCAATCTCTCTAATGCTTTTTCGTGAGCAGATTTTACATCATTTTTGATCTTTTTATCTTGGGTAGATTTTCTAATCTTTTCTGCATGATAAGCCAAATCATCCAAAGTCATTTTATAACTCACATAAAACCCGCGATTATATCTTGAATACGACGCTAATCCCCAACCAGCAATTAATTGATTCTTAATTTTTTTGGTTTGATATTCGTTCAAATAACGTTGAAGTTTTGGAGAAATTTCTTCTTTCACAATTGATTTTACAGAACCATTCATTCGGCTAAACCAATATTTATTATCCAATTTTATATATGATTTTGCACCTAAAATGCTTTTAAAAGCAAGATCTCCAAGCAATAAAACCTTCTCAAATTCAGATTTTTCATTGGTCATATAATCCCAATACATTTCAGAAGTCATTCCAACCATCGGACTTTTATCTATTGTTGCTTCATACAAATCTTTACCATTTTGATAAGCTGCTGCAACATTTTTAAATTCGATTCCAAAATCATCACAAGCCTTCTGATAACCTGTAAAAGAACCCGAATATTTCTCGAAATTATCTATAAAAACTCTATAAATACAATAATGTGAAATATCAATCAAAACTTTTTTAGAATCATCTAAAAAACCGTTTATCAACTGTATCGGAAAGTTATAATATTCGTAGGAACTCATAATTGTTTGATTGTCTTAAATGTGGTGTTAATTCATCGACTAAGATAAGATAGTTTTTATTATTCTTAAAATGATAAGTATCAAAAAACTTCAAAATTTAATAGGTTAGATTTTTAAAGGGGTAAAACTTCAATTCCTAATTTCTTCCTAAATCTTCTTTGTCCTTTGTCTCAAAATAATAAACAAATGAAATTTTTCTTAACAATAATTACAAGCACTTTCTTAACAATTACTACGATAGCTCAGACGAAAAATGATTCAATTATCACCATTCAACCTCAACAAAAAACATTAAAACCTAAAGTTGAACATGCAGAACCTCTCTATACAGATTTGATGCGTGATTTGGGCGCACGAAAAGGAGAAGCTGAGATAAATGTAGGATTTGGAGTTGCCTCGAAAAAAGGATATAATGAATATAATGGTTTTATTGAGTATGAATGGGCTGTTGCAGATCGTTTGGGATTGGAGGTTGAAGTACCTTTTTCTTTTAATCACAAAAGCGATAATAACGATGGCTCTATTTATGTTCTGAACAATAAAATTGAAGGTTTAAAATTAGCAACTCAATATACTTTTTTGGTAAATGAAAAACGAAAAATATCTTTGGCTGTAGCTTATGTTCATGAATTTGAGTTTAATAATTTTAAAGAATTAGGACATCAAGGTTCTGTATTTACCGGTATGAAAATGAATCCTGTTTTTATTGGAGCAAAGAATTTTAAAAATTTCAACACGTTAATCTATATAGGTCCTGTTTTTGAACATCATTATAAAGAGCAAAAAGTAGATGTTGGAGCAACTATAAACGCAAGTATGATGTATGTTTTACCAAATTCGAAAAACTTTATTGGACTTGAAAATAATATGGATATTGATCGCGATGGATTTCATTATACTTTAAGACCTCAAATTAGATTGGCTATTCAACACAATTTAATGATTGGTTTGGTTACTGGAGTTCCTATCACCAAACATACCGGAACCAACCTTGATGTGATGACACGTATTATTTGGGAACCTTAGTTTTCTTAATAAAAAAACCTCCTTTAAAACTTTTTAAAGGAGGTTTGTGGAGCTGGCGGGATTAAGGATATGTATTACATATCAACATCTTAGCTCTAAAAACCTTCTAAAGGGGATGAAATCGGGGATGATTTCCACTAATTATCATTTTCAACCCTACTCGTATATTTTATTAAAATCAAAGAATTCCCTCGTCTGCAAAACTAAGGTATGAATTTTTAGCCATAATAATATGGTCTAACAATCGAATATCAAATAACTCGCAACACTCTTTGATTTTAGAAGTTATTCGTTTATCTGATTCACTCGCATTTAGGTTTCCACTTGGGTGGTTGTGAGTTATTACAAGAGCAGATGCGTTAGCTTTTAATGCCATTCCCATAATCAACCTTACATCAATGCTACAAGTATTTATTCCACCTTTAAACATGCTTTTAATTCCTAAAACTTGATTCCCTTGATTTAGTAATAATATTTTGAACTCTTCTTGAAGTTCAATTGTATCCAAATCCCAATTCGCTTTAAGAACTTGATAAACTTCACTACTTCCCATTACTTTGATTTTCTCATCTACTTCATTCATATATGAGATTTTAATTTCTGACACCTTCATTTTTGGCTATAAGATTTTAGAGTAGAGATAAATTTTGTTGATGATTTAGTATCAAAAACAAGCTAGTTTGTTTACCTCTACGTTTGTTAAACATTAATTTAGAATCACAGGAGGATGAATAAATCCACCAGAAAAAACCACTTTCTTAAAAAGTGGTGAGGGGGATTCCAAATCTCCCAAAAATAGGCGGGGGTTATTCGAGGGTAGTTTACGTGTTCGAAAATTTTATAAAAAATTTTTGTAGAAATTGTAAGGTTTGTAAAACTATTAATCTACATAAACAATAAGTCATTTTAAGAAAAATGTTATATTTATAGAATTACAAATTAATAGTTTATATAATGAATGAAAAAATTCTATTAGCCTCATATTCAGTTAGAATAAAATTCAAAAGAGAAGATGCAATTTTAAATCAGTTTAATACAGTAGATGATTTTTATG of Empedobacter falsenii contains these proteins:
- a CDS encoding polysaccharide biosynthesis protein, translated to MNPFNQHFNAPRWVVLVLDILIVFFSYVITNFILNSFLNSFSLEKLLFKLPFVVAAYTLCFLYFKTYKGIVKKTGLKDAENVFVSNTTAFLILFFISFIYRQFIESNLSENTPVSYVFRMSYSVIFVHLFISTVIMVIARLYYKWIYDYFFSKNKAQQKTLIYGAGDSGLITRDILQNDTQFNYKVVGFIDDKPSKIGTFIDGAKIYSINDVDDKFIERNDISEIIISIQNIKTNELLNLSKSLEDLNVNIKIIPPISNWIDGTYKPAQIKQLKIEDLLGRESIKLKNPIINENVQGKVILVTGAAGSIGSEISRQLAMMDFAQLILIDQAESALYDVQQSLKNEISEEKQNRIDYIVSSVRDRKRMLSLFDKYHPQIIFHAAAYKHVPLMEKFPYEAINTNIYGTKIIADFANEFGAEKFVMVSTDKAVNPTNVMGATKRVAEIYVNCTNAVSKTNYIVTRFGNVLGSNGSVIPLFKRQLENGGPLTVTHPDITRFFMTIPEACQLVLEAAIMGKGGEIFVFDMGESMKIIDLAKRMIRLSGFKYPEEIDIKIVGLRPGEKIYEELLANDENTVKTHHEKIMIAKVNTSKCQDNKKLIEELCLMSSTIEKHEQVMHLVAKIKEIVPEFKSQNSEFEKLDNLIYEK
- a CDS encoding polysaccharide biosynthesis/export family protein, which encodes MKNKIFNILFVIVVLTISSCASKKELVYLSGDQQSTTNFEQYIPKIQSSDILAISVSAADIKATEPFNQQSVYQVNSGMQNNPYAKVYTVDENGYINYPLIGNVKVGGLTRAEAENELKSKISKYIVNPGVNINFTNFRITVLGEVVRPGNFTIPNERVSILDALGMAGDLTINGVRKNIMVIREQNGQKQTYNVDLTSKEILNSPVYYLAQNDVVYVEPNNAKISSSKFTPNYSLWISVAGVIISVIAVISK
- a CDS encoding GumC family protein, which gives rise to MSKNKNKVEDQYFDESEETINIRQILEQYLYYWKWFVFGVIISLIIAFLYVKYTQKQYQVSAKILLNEKESSTGELAGLMDQAMLGGGSGGSAEVGDQIDVLKSRRLLTKVIQKNNFNIQYFSVGRVAEIQLQQEKSPIKFILLNENDKANESLDNNSFIVSILSNTKFKLENKKTSVIKEYSFGQKITEDFGSFIISPNGNLGKHIGFEYQINVNSIDRIVNAYQNSLSISPNTEKSSKIINFSLVGPVPDISKKLINDLITTYNEDLVSDNHKLTEATSKFIDDRLQIVTNDLRGVDKNLERYKVQNNITDVTSEANIFLESAADNEKKLLESSTQLQLVDYMNSALNSSKTDLLPSNIGLEDKSISAEISSYNELVLAKEDMLKSVTKDHPNAIKLQEQINDVKRNLKNSLRLYRNNTQTMLNSVQSKQNQIASRIQKVPSQERGFRDISRQQQIVEALYLFLLQKREENEIKAAATPDNIKVIDYAYDSKIPVSPKKSIILLGALILGLVIPFICIYIYKLLNNNVNSKEDVEDAVGAPIAGQVPKSDISIIEQNDNSSVAEAFRILRTNMNFLLKNSTDPQSIYITSTTSGEGKTFISTNLAQILTMSGKSVLLIGADIRSPKVLDYLGITDQYRHKYGVTEYLISNDINISDIIIKNPADYKFDVIYSGQVAPNPSELLMNGRFDDIVKYGKANYDYVLIDTAPVSLVTDTLLISDSADITMYVVRANYLDKRMLAIPKELYQDNRLKNMAMVVNDVDFTKGYGYGYGYGYGYGENHNKGNSFFSKLFGKK
- a CDS encoding TrmH family RNA methyltransferase — its product is MLIESLQNPRIKNLLKLQEKSRERKNQGLFIVEGTQENELAVKGCYEAVEIYICEDIYNKSIDFGQVKVFTITKQVFEKLAYRKSTGGIIGVYKTKSSTLTDLQLPENALVVVLEAVEKPGNLGAVLRTGDGAKVDAVIVCDETVDFFNPNVIRSSVGTLFTNQIASASKEAVLEFLKSHSIQVVSTFLRDETKNLYETDFTKSSAIILGTEATGLSDFWADHSDSLIKIPMLGFVDSLNVSNAAAICVYEAVRQRQ
- a CDS encoding peptidase U32 family protein, coding for MTKDGKMELMAPAGNFESLQAALDNGADSVYFGVEQLNMRARASINFTMDDLPEIVKRCEEKGVRSYLTLNTIIYDHDLSLIKNLLDRAKEANITAVIAMDQSVIAYARQIGIEIHISTQINVTNIETVKFYAMFADTMVLSRELSLKQVKKICEQIIKDDVRGPSGNLVEIEIFGHGALCMAVSGKCYLSLHSHNSSANRGACKQNCRKKYTVIDQESGFEIELDNEYMMSPKDLCTMEFLDEVVDAGVKVLKIEGRGRAPEYVATVIRAYREAIDSIADKTYSKEKVDYWMGLLQTVYNRGFWSGYYLGQKLGEWSAVPGSMATQKKVYIGKGVHFFPKPSIGQFVIDAYDLKVGDLILVTGPTTGAKEMVVTEMMVEDVKSDTAKKGDSITIPMEFRIRPSDKLYKLVKVEEPGTQQNSVEEGAYSH
- a CDS encoding ferredoxin; the protein is MVIITLQRDKCIGCNYCYELAPERFRMSKKDGKSVLLKAIDKKGFHTLKDPDHSIADNCERAAKACPVNIITVKEI
- a CDS encoding HAEPLYID family protein, encoding MKFFLTIITSTFLTITTIAQTKNDSIITIQPQQKTLKPKVEHAEPLYTDLMRDLGARKGEAEINVGFGVASKKGYNEYNGFIEYEWAVADRLGLEVEVPFSFNHKSDNNDGSIYVLNNKIEGLKLATQYTFLVNEKRKISLAVAYVHEFEFNNFKELGHQGSVFTGMKMNPVFIGAKNFKNFNTLIYIGPVFEHHYKEQKVDVGATINASMMYVLPNSKNFIGLENNMDIDRDGFHYTLRPQIRLAIQHNLMIGLVTGVPITKHTGTNLDVMTRIIWEP
- a CDS encoding JAB domain-containing protein; this translates as MNEVDEKIKVMGSSEVYQVLKANWDLDTIELQEEFKILLLNQGNQVLGIKSMFKGGINTCSIDVRLIMGMALKANASALVITHNHPSGNLNASESDKRITSKIKECCELFDIRLLDHIIMAKNSYLSFADEGIL